TGCTTCCATGCTTTTTGCCGCGCTTGCCACTTACGGGCGCATGCTGTTTTTTAAGGTATTCAGGTATGTAAACAAGCTTTGGTTTGAGCCGTTGATGCTTGTGTTTTCACTGGCGTTATTTATGCCGGCAGCTTTGGAATCACAGCATGTTTATGTATGGATTTTTGCTGTTCCGGTGTGGTTGTTTGCACTGGTAATCATGCGGGGCATTCTTAAAGATGGTAAACAGCTGAAACCCGGACAGCCTAAAGCCTATCAGGTAGCGGTAAACAGTCAGGCGCCCGATTTTGAGTTGAGTGATGAAAACGGGAATAAAGTAAATCTTAGCGATTTTAAAGATAAAACGCATTTGCTGCTTGTGTTTGTGCGCGGCGACTGGTGTCCGGGATGTCACATTATGCTCAGGGCCTATCAGCGCGAGGCTGAGCGGCTGCGAAGAAAGAACATTCATGTTTTGTCGATAGGGCCTGACCCTACGGGAGTGAATAAAGAAATGGTGCAGCGCCTCGGGCTTAGCTTCCATGTGCTGGCCGATGAGGGGCAGCGCACAGCCATGAAATATGGTGTACAGCTTGAGGAATACGGAAATGAATTTGCGGAGAAATACGAAGAAGGCATTCCGTTGCCGGCCTCATTTCTTATTGATAAATCGGGTAAAGTATTGTATGTTTCACGTCCAGATAAAGTGGGGGAGTTTCTAAATCCGGAACTTATCTTTCCTATTATCGACAAACTATAACCGGTAACTATTGTATGTTGAGTTATCCTGAATTACTGGCACTGGTACTTGTTTTTTTTGTGGTTGTAGTGATTATACTTCTGCTGCGCATTGTAAGGCTACAGGCGAAGCAGGAGAAAAACGGCGAAGGGAATGATAATTTCAAAAGCATTGTAGAGCTGGCCAATGATTCAATACTGGTTATTGATATTGCCGACGGAAAAATTTTGCAATCGAATCCGGGTACTGAAAAACTGTTGGGTTATACGTGGAACGACCTGCACGACAAACGCTTCTTTGATCTTGTGGAGGCTCATAATGTGCAGCGAAGCTCAATGCTTGTAGCGGATGTGTGGGAGAAGAAAGGACTTATTTTCAGCGATCTTCCGCTCATTACCAAATCGGGCGAGGTGATTCCGGTTGAGTGCAGTGCGCGGGTAGCGCCGTTTGCAGGAAGGCCGGCTATTGTAATTTATGCGCGCGATATACGTGAACGTTTGCGTATGGAGCTTGAAATTCAGCATCAGGCCACCGAAATTGAGCAGAAGAACAGAGATATTACCGACAGTATTACTTACGCCCGCAAAATTCAGGAGTCGATTTTGCCTACAGATGAAGAGTTGGGCGAAGTACTGCCGGAACATTTCGTGTTCTATAAGCCCAAGGATATTGTGAGCGGCGATTTTTACTGGGCTACGCAGGTAATCACCACGCCTCCGGGTGGTGCCACACCGCATCAATTAAAAATTGTGGCTGCGGTTGATTGCACCGGGCATGGTGTGCCGGGCGCATTCATGAGTATTATCGGGCATACGCTGCTCAACCAAACACGCACGGCACCAGGCGTAAACAGTGTGGCTGAGGCGTTGGGCTACGTCAACAACGAGTTGCTGAATACACTCAAACAACGTTACCACGTGACTGCACTGCGCGATGGCATGGATATGTCGATGTGCGCTATTAATTTACAGGATAACTGGCTTGAGTTTGCCGGAGCCAATCATCCGTTGTATTTAATCCGCAACGGGCAGCTCACAATCATCAAAGGCGATAAGCAGCCCATTGGCCGCCACAGCGAGGAAGCCCGTCCGTTTACCTCACATCGCATAGCACTTGAGCCCGGCGACCGGTTTTACCTTTTTTCCGACGGCATTGCTGATCAGTTTGGCGGGCCCAAGGGCAAGAAATTCAAGTATAAAAGGCTGCAGGAAGTATTGCTTCAGCACGCACATCTGCCCATGGCAGCACAGGGCGAAGCAGTAGAAAAAGCCATTAGTGCGTGGATGAATACGCCGTTGCCCGGCGGTGGTTTACCGGAGCAAACGGATGATATGCTGGTGATCGGATTTCGGGTGGGTTAGGCTTTTTCCGGAGCCTTTCCGCGACGAAGCGTAAGCACAGCCACTTCGGGCCAAATGCCCACACGCCCGGGAAATGCGAGGAAGCCAAAACCACGGTTTACATACAGGTAGCGACGCGTTTCGTGATACAATCCGGCCCAGTGCGGGTAGCGGAATTGAACGGGACTGAATTTCACGCCGGGAATTTCAATACCAAACTGCATGCCGTGCGTATGTCCGGAAAGCGTGAGATGCACGGGCGTTTTGTGCTCACTCACTACATGGTCGAAATGCGAGGGATCGTGTGAAAGAAGGACTTTAAACGCATTTTCAGGCACCTGCTGTAAAGCCTTATCAAGATCGCCGCGCTGCCCGAAACCATGCCCCCAGTTTTCTACACCAAGCAGAAAAAGCTGCTGACCGTCTTTCTCAATTACAGTATGCTCATTGCGCATGAGTTTGAAGCCAATTTCGCCATGTATGGCATAAAGCCTTTGCATGTTGGCTTCTTTTGCCGTGGCGGACTCCCAGCCCACATAGTCGCCGTAATCATGATTGCCGAGGATGGAGAATTGTCCGTAAGGTGCGCGAAGTTTGCTGAAACTGTTTATCCATGGCTCCATTTCCGAGGACATGTTGTTTACAAGGTCGCCGGTAAACACGAATAAATCGCTTTTCTGAGCGTTGGCAAGTGCAATACCTTCTTCCACTGCCTTGCGGTCGCTTTCAGGGTCAAAGCTGCCCACGTGGATATCGGAAAGCTGGGTGATGGTAAATCCATCGAAAGCTTCGGGCAGATCAGGCAGCCAGATATCCTCGCGGCGCACGGTAAAGCGGAATTTACCACGGCTCATGCCATGCAGAATGCCCACAAAAGGAATAGCCGCTACACCAGCAGCAATAAGCCCGATGAACTTACGCCGGCTTTGTCCCACCTGCATGGGCGTTTCAGATACTGCATTGTTTATCAACGCATATCCGCCATGAAACAGGCGGTAAATATCTTCACCCAGCAGAAAAACACTGAAAATGAGTTTTGGTACAAAAAACAGCAGCCAGATACCCATAAACGTCATAAACGACCGCGGCATGGCTTGCCTCCCGCTGTCGCCAACCACAAAAAAGCCGAGTATAAACCAGGCAAACAGCCCGATATTTATAACCCAGTACGACCAATGAATTATTTTGCGTGTGCGTGCTTCGAGCCCGGCGGTGAGCGGGCGGATGCCTGTAAACACATACCAGTCAACCAGAAGCAGAATGGCCAGAAATATAAGAATGCCCATTATGGGCGGACCTGTTCGCATAAGAAGGAGTAAAATTACGTATTGGAACAGTCGTAAAGCCCCTCTGGTTTATTTTACCTGACGAAAGTTTTTCTTACCGAAGTGATTTCTGTTATTTTTGCAGCCCGCACTCTGGTAAACCACTTGTGTGCAACGGGCCATTAGCTCAGCGGTTAGAGCAGCGGACTCATAATCCGTTGGTCGTAGGTTCAAATCCTACATGGCCCACATACTGTGTAAAACTGAAACGGGAGCATTGTAAGGCAATGTTCCCGTTTTTTTTCATCTTCAGATTTGTACTTACTCAACCACCAACTTCCCCATACCCGTCAATCCCCGCTCATCACTCACCGCAAAAACATAAACACCTTTTTCAATCCCGCTCAAATCAACAGCGCATGTTTCAGTATTTACGTATTGGTGCATTATTTCGCGGCCTCGTATATCATAAACGGTAAGCACACTGCCGGGCTGTATGCCTTTAAATACAAATATCCCGTTACCCGGATTCGGGAACACCTGAACCGGGTTTAGTTGCGGCGACTCATCCAGTCCCACCGCCGAAACTGAAAAATCCCACACTACGGAATACGCACTGGTATCGCCGCCGTTGTTGCTGCGTACGCGCCAGTAGTATTTGTTTCCGGCGGTGAGTCCGGTAACGGTGTATTGGTTAATGCCCACATCAACCGAGCGGTAGGTGGTGGCGAAGGTTGAATCGGTTGATACTTCTACGTGGTAGATGATTCCGTCGCTTTGTGCGTCCCAGCGCAGCACACGGTTGGGCGAGGTGGAAAACGAATGGTTGGCGGGCAGATTGGGCACCGGAACCGTGGCCAGCGTATCGTTTGAGCCGGCGTAGGTGATGAACATTTCTATTTTCTGATACGGATTGTCGAGCGCATCGCGTGGCTCGGAAACAATAGTATCCACAATATCCATTCCCGAAACTACGCGCCCGTAAACTGAATATTGATTGTTAAGCCACGATGCGGCCGCCACACAAATAAAGAACTGTGAATTGGCGCTGTTAATGCCCGTGTCGCGTGCGGCAGAGAGGATGCCGCGCACATGGCGTGCGGCGGTAAATTCGGCATTCACGGTGGGCTGGCTCGGGTCGCCATAGCCCCAGGTAGAACGTGGCCCGCTGCGCGAATTCGGATCACCACCCTGTATCATAAAGCCGGGAATAACGCGGTGAAATGCGGTGCTGTCGTAAAATAGTGTACTTACCAGACTATCGAAATTGGCCGTGTGCAAGGGCGCAATAGCCGGGAATAATTCTACTGTAATCGTACCAAGATAGTTGCCCGAACGTTTGGTCACAATCTGGTACATGGGCTTGCCGGTAAATACGGTTTGTGCAAATATGGTGGTAGCCATACTGCCAAATAAAGCGGCGAGGAGCAGAATCTTTTTCATCTATCAAATATAAACAAAGCAAGGCAGCAAGCCGCTTCGAAGCGGTTAATGAATAACCTTCAGTTTATGATGAGTGAATAAAGACCTGCCAGCTTACAGTTGTGCTAGCACTTTTTCCACCACTTTCGGATAGTACTCGTGTTCGAGCTGAAGCACTCGGCTGGCAAGTGTTTCGGCGGTATCATCAGCAAACACGGGGCATGTAAATTGTGCAATGTGGCTGCCTTCGTCGAAATGTTCATTTACGAAATGAATGGTAATGCCGCTTTCCGTTTCGCCAGCTTCCACTACGGCACGATGCACATGCCTGCCGTACATGCCCTTGCCGCCAAATTTGGGCAGCAGCGCAGGATGAATGTTTATAATACGGCCTGCAAAATCTTTCACTAGCACTGGCGGCACTAACCAGAGGAAACCGGCCAGCACAATAAGATCAATGCCGCGTACTTTGAGTTCTTCCGAAACCGAGCGGTGATCGTAAAAAAGTTCACGATCCACAAGCAGAATCTCTACGCCGTTTTCGCGTGCGATATCAAGCACGCCGGCATTGGCATTGTTGCACACGAGCAGTGTAACCTGCGCATCAGGATGGAACTCGAAAAACTGCATCAGTGCACGGGCATTGGAGCCTGAGCCGGATGCAAACACGGCAATTCTTTTCACGGCTGCGAAATTACAGGTTTTGGCGCGTTTGACCGACAGAAATTGCGGAGTTCCTGTTATCTTTCGCTCCAATGATTCGCAGCACCGAACAGCCGCGCCATGAGCGCAGTTTTCTGCTGGCACTGGGCGTAATTACGCTTGGCGGCCTGCTGCTCAGGCTGCGCGGCCTTGGCAGCGAATCGTTCACAGCCGATGAAATGTATTCACTCATCTGCACGCGCGAGTCAGCCAGCCCCGCCGATCTTATTTCCAGCTGGGTAGCGCGCGACGGTCATCCGCCGCTTTCGTACCTCATCGAATATTTCTGGCAGCGGCTGTTTGGTACGGGCGTATTTGCTTTGCGTTTACCCTTTGCGCTTATGGGTGCGGCGGCGGTGTGGTGGACAGGTCGTACAGCTGCGCGGCTTTTCAGCTCGGGTACCGGACTTGCGGCTGCGGCGGCAATGGCTTTTTTGCAGCTTCCGCTCATGTACAGCCAGCTTACACGACCGTATGCGACAGGTGTGTTTTTTGCGGCTTTGCTGGTGTGGGCGTGGGTGCGTGTGCTTACCGATAAGAAGCCGCATATTGGCTGGTATGCCGTGTTTGTGCTGGCTGCGGCCGGCGCGGCGTATTCACATTTTTTCAGTTTGTTTTTTGCCGCGCTGGTGGGTGCAAGCGGATTGTTTTTCCGCGCTGGCCGCACATGGAAATATCTGCTTGCATGTGTGCTGGCGGCCTTGCTGTTTGTGCCGTATCTCGGCATATTTTTCGGGCAACTGAATACGGGTGGCATTGGTGCGGCATCAGGCGGCTGGCTGGCGGTTCCCACACCTTCGTTTTTTGGCGAACATATTTTTGTAGTGTTCAATCGTTCCTACGGGTTGCTGTGGCTGAGCCTTGCGCTCATTGCTGTTTCTGCCGTAATCTTTTTCCGTCGCCGGTCAAAATGGCAATTGTTCATGCTGTTGTGGTTTACTGCGCCGCTGCTTACGGGCTATTTTTATTCGGTAATGCGCAATCCGGTTTTACAGCATTCAGTGTTGCTTTTTTCATTGCCGGCATTGTTCATGCTGCTTTTCAGCTGGTTGCCGCCAGTGCACGAAAGGCTTGTGAACTGGAGTTTCCCGGCTGTGTTTGCAGTAACGTTTGCCGGTTACGTAACGGTGTGGAAACCGTTTCATCTTACCGATCATTTTGGCCGTTTGTGTGAGATAGCAGAAGTAACCCGCGAAACTGAAAAACAGTTTGGCGCAGCCAATGTAGCATGCGCATTTAATGTCGATTTCGACTATTTTCTCGGATACTATTGGGACCAAACCGGCAAACCACGCGAGGTGCTGAGCATGATGAACAATGGCGATAATGAATTACGCACCTTCAAACGGCAACTCGAAAAAACAACCGGCGATTATTTTGTGTACGGCTGGAGCACGCGTTACTCGCCCCCCGAAATGCTGCTCATCATTCAGGCCAGATATCCGCACCTGATTCGCTGTGAGCGCTGGTTTAACTCAGCCGTGTACGTATTCTCTCGAAACAACATGCACAAAGCCATTGAAGGTGAAACACCGTTCAGCACAAACACCAGCTTTACTTCTGCACAAAACGGATGGAATGCCGCCGATGAGAAATTCTTACACACTGATTCGGCTTCGCAAACGCGTTACCTGTTGCTCGACAGTACAAACCAGTTTTCGCCATCGTGGAAGGGGAACGTGCAGCAACTCATCCAAAATGCCGATCAGCGCATTGATGTGGCTGCAACCATTCAGCTAAGCGATACAAATGCTAACGCCATACTCGTGGTGCAGATTAACCGCAACGGAAAGCAGCTTTTCTGGAATGGCCGCGCATCGCGCACGCAGTATTTACCCGAGCAGGCAGGGCAGTGGCAAACAGTTTATTATGGCTGGTATCCGCCCGATGAACTGAAGCTGAATGATGAAGTGATTGTATATGTGTATTCAGAAAACGGATTACCGGTGAAAGTGGCAGATGTGAAAGTGACAGGAAGTAAAGGGCATCCGGGTATTTATGGGGTGAGGAATGGTTTTGAGTAGCGTTGTTAGTTGAATTAATCGCAAAAACAGACAGGTTAGTTCAGCATTATTTCATAACGGTTAATTTCTTTGTTTCGAGATGTTCGTCGCAATCAATAGTAATCAAGTATATACCTTTTGGTATCCCAACAAGACTGATAGTTGCTGTTTGTTGTCCGTAATATGTTTCGTTG
This genomic window from Bacteroidota bacterium contains:
- a CDS encoding redoxin domain-containing protein; protein product: MNRQPYFTWISLLLAPAALMLALAGVPVYVCAIPACAAYFITAKDFSRFTGPLQSFTLILSAMVLGVVLGEKRMPGMVLFSASMLFAALATYGRMLFFKVFRYVNKLWFEPLMLVFSLALFMPAALESQHVYVWIFAVPVWLFALVIMRGILKDGKQLKPGQPKAYQVAVNSQAPDFELSDENGNKVNLSDFKDKTHLLLVFVRGDWCPGCHIMLRAYQREAERLRRKNIHVLSIGPDPTGVNKEMVQRLGLSFHVLADEGQRTAMKYGVQLEEYGNEFAEKYEEGIPLPASFLIDKSGKVLYVSRPDKVGEFLNPELIFPIIDKL
- a CDS encoding SpoIIE family protein phosphatase; amino-acid sequence: MLSYPELLALVLVFFVVVVIILLLRIVRLQAKQEKNGEGNDNFKSIVELANDSILVIDIADGKILQSNPGTEKLLGYTWNDLHDKRFFDLVEAHNVQRSSMLVADVWEKKGLIFSDLPLITKSGEVIPVECSARVAPFAGRPAIVIYARDIRERLRMELEIQHQATEIEQKNRDITDSITYARKIQESILPTDEELGEVLPEHFVFYKPKDIVSGDFYWATQVITTPPGGATPHQLKIVAAVDCTGHGVPGAFMSIIGHTLLNQTRTAPGVNSVAEALGYVNNELLNTLKQRYHVTALRDGMDMSMCAINLQDNWLEFAGANHPLYLIRNGQLTIIKGDKQPIGRHSEEARPFTSHRIALEPGDRFYLFSDGIADQFGGPKGKKFKYKRLQEVLLQHAHLPMAAQGEAVEKAISAWMNTPLPGGGLPEQTDDMLVIGFRVG
- a CDS encoding metallophosphoesterase, translated to MGILIFLAILLLVDWYVFTGIRPLTAGLEARTRKIIHWSYWVINIGLFAWFILGFFVVGDSGRQAMPRSFMTFMGIWLLFFVPKLIFSVFLLGEDIYRLFHGGYALINNAVSETPMQVGQSRRKFIGLIAAGVAAIPFVGILHGMSRGKFRFTVRREDIWLPDLPEAFDGFTITQLSDIHVGSFDPESDRKAVEEGIALANAQKSDLFVFTGDLVNNMSSEMEPWINSFSKLRAPYGQFSILGNHDYGDYVGWESATAKEANMQRLYAIHGEIGFKLMRNEHTVIEKDGQQLFLLGVENWGHGFGQRGDLDKALQQVPENAFKVLLSHDPSHFDHVVSEHKTPVHLTLSGHTHGMQFGIEIPGVKFSPVQFRYPHWAGLYHETRRYLYVNRGFGFLAFPGRVGIWPEVAVLTLRRGKAPEKA
- a CDS encoding peptidylprolyl isomerase, producing MKKILLLAALFGSMATTIFAQTVFTGKPMYQIVTKRSGNYLGTITVELFPAIAPLHTANFDSLVSTLFYDSTAFHRVIPGFMIQGGDPNSRSGPRSTWGYGDPSQPTVNAEFTAARHVRGILSAARDTGINSANSQFFICVAAASWLNNQYSVYGRVVSGMDIVDTIVSEPRDALDNPYQKIEMFITYAGSNDTLATVPVPNLPANHSFSTSPNRVLRWDAQSDGIIYHVEVSTDSTFATTYRSVDVGINQYTVTGLTAGNKYYWRVRSNNGGDTSAYSVVWDFSVSAVGLDESPQLNPVQVFPNPGNGIFVFKGIQPGSVLTVYDIRGREIMHQYVNTETCAVDLSGIEKGVYVFAVSDERGLTGMGKLVVE
- the purN gene encoding phosphoribosylglycinamide formyltransferase, which produces MKRIAVFASGSGSNARALMQFFEFHPDAQVTLLVCNNANAGVLDIARENGVEILLVDRELFYDHRSVSEELKVRGIDLIVLAGFLWLVPPVLVKDFAGRIINIHPALLPKFGGKGMYGRHVHRAVVEAGETESGITIHFVNEHFDEGSHIAQFTCPVFADDTAETLASRVLQLEHEYYPKVVEKVLAQL
- a CDS encoding glycosyltransferase family 39 protein — translated: MIRSTEQPRHERSFLLALGVITLGGLLLRLRGLGSESFTADEMYSLICTRESASPADLISSWVARDGHPPLSYLIEYFWQRLFGTGVFALRLPFALMGAAAVWWTGRTAARLFSSGTGLAAAAAMAFLQLPLMYSQLTRPYATGVFFAALLVWAWVRVLTDKKPHIGWYAVFVLAAAGAAYSHFFSLFFAALVGASGLFFRAGRTWKYLLACVLAALLFVPYLGIFFGQLNTGGIGAASGGWLAVPTPSFFGEHIFVVFNRSYGLLWLSLALIAVSAVIFFRRRSKWQLFMLLWFTAPLLTGYFYSVMRNPVLQHSVLLFSLPALFMLLFSWLPPVHERLVNWSFPAVFAVTFAGYVTVWKPFHLTDHFGRLCEIAEVTRETEKQFGAANVACAFNVDFDYFLGYYWDQTGKPREVLSMMNNGDNELRTFKRQLEKTTGDYFVYGWSTRYSPPEMLLIIQARYPHLIRCERWFNSAVYVFSRNNMHKAIEGETPFSTNTSFTSAQNGWNAADEKFLHTDSASQTRYLLLDSTNQFSPSWKGNVQQLIQNADQRIDVAATIQLSDTNANAILVVQINRNGKQLFWNGRASRTQYLPEQAGQWQTVYYGWYPPDELKLNDEVIVYVYSENGLPVKVADVKVTGSKGHPGIYGVRNGFE